One Haloplanus vescus DNA window includes the following coding sequences:
- a CDS encoding DUF4382 domain-containing protein: MNEHDHESATASRRDYLRATGAAAAASVAGLAGCMGGAEAATGTLATRVSDQPGDIGDFESCVVTIAGYWVKPESDEESDATATETESDSESTETPDESDARQYHELESPQEADLVELQGDRSALIGEQELETGTYAFLQLDVTGVEATLADGGDATVDTPGNAPLQFKQSFDIRENTRTQFTADFTPVKRGQSGSYLLKPVAQETTVSYESIEATSTGTANETATSE; encoded by the coding sequence GTGAACGAACACGACCACGAATCGGCGACGGCATCGCGACGTGACTACCTGCGAGCGACTGGCGCGGCGGCCGCCGCGAGCGTCGCGGGACTGGCCGGCTGTATGGGCGGCGCCGAAGCCGCGACCGGCACGCTCGCGACGCGCGTGAGCGACCAACCGGGCGACATCGGCGACTTCGAGTCCTGTGTCGTCACTATCGCAGGCTACTGGGTGAAACCGGAGAGCGACGAGGAATCGGACGCGACGGCGACGGAAACGGAGTCGGACTCCGAGAGCACCGAGACTCCCGACGAGAGCGACGCGCGCCAGTACCACGAGTTGGAGAGCCCGCAGGAGGCCGACCTCGTGGAGCTGCAGGGCGACCGCTCGGCGCTCATCGGCGAGCAGGAACTTGAGACGGGGACGTACGCCTTCCTCCAGCTCGACGTGACGGGCGTCGAGGCAACCCTCGCCGACGGCGGCGACGCGACGGTGGACACGCCGGGCAACGCCCCCCTGCAGTTCAAGCAGTCCTTCGACATTCGGGAGAACACGCGGACGCAGTTCACCGCCGACTTCACGCCCGTCAAGCGAGGGCAGAGCGGGTCGTACCTCCTCAAACCGGTCGCACAGGAGACGACGGTGAGTTACGAGTCGATAGAGGCGACGAGCACCGGGACGGCGAACGAGACGGCGACGAGCGAATAG
- a CDS encoding DUF92 domain-containing protein, with protein sequence MTSTLRRAGGFAAVGTLALAAPELGRAAAAPFAIVALLAAFVIDEGPVFDLFARPQDRRDGRLNGLAGFSLAATGLAILATAPRESMPTGVFVAAVLVVAYGNVGARAVERLWSDPGRSVAGFSTVAFLAAAAGQVLVAMALGRTPTPASVVFLAAAGALVAALLRSMLYERDDPIVMLSTGLLLWLFDVIGVDAGIVNVGVALAVTVALGYVSYRTGTASVPGMVTGVLLGLLTIVFGGIGWFAILIAFFGIGGLSAKYRYEEKSERGVAEDNEGARGSGNVLGNAAVALVAVIGFAASSNMQLDPALFQFAFTGSLAAAMSDTLSSEIGVLFGEPRLITTLERVEPGTDGGVTWQGYAVGVVGAAIVAAVAVIGFTFDAPALAALTVVAGGVAGMTVDSVLGATLEGGRVGNQTVNFLGTLGGAVTSAVLAVLVL encoded by the coding sequence GTGACGTCCACCCTTCGACGGGCAGGAGGGTTCGCGGCGGTCGGAACGCTCGCGCTCGCTGCGCCCGAACTCGGGCGGGCGGCCGCCGCCCCCTTCGCTATCGTCGCGCTCCTCGCTGCGTTCGTCATCGACGAGGGGCCGGTCTTCGACCTCTTCGCCCGGCCACAGGACCGCCGCGACGGCCGGCTCAACGGCCTCGCCGGCTTCTCTCTGGCCGCCACCGGCCTCGCTATCCTCGCCACGGCGCCCCGGGAGTCGATGCCGACGGGCGTGTTCGTCGCCGCCGTCCTCGTCGTCGCGTACGGGAACGTCGGCGCTCGCGCCGTGGAGCGACTGTGGAGCGACCCGGGACGGTCGGTCGCCGGCTTCAGTACCGTCGCCTTCCTCGCGGCAGCCGCCGGCCAAGTGCTCGTCGCGATGGCGCTGGGTCGAACGCCGACGCCAGCGTCGGTGGTCTTTCTCGCCGCCGCGGGCGCCCTCGTCGCCGCACTCTTGCGGTCGATGCTCTACGAACGCGACGACCCCATCGTGATGCTCTCGACGGGGCTCTTGCTCTGGCTGTTCGACGTCATCGGCGTCGACGCCGGCATCGTCAACGTCGGCGTCGCACTCGCCGTGACCGTCGCCCTCGGCTACGTCTCCTATCGGACCGGCACCGCCTCCGTCCCGGGGATGGTGACCGGCGTCTTGCTCGGCCTCCTCACCATCGTCTTCGGTGGTATCGGCTGGTTCGCCATCCTCATCGCCTTCTTCGGCATCGGCGGCCTCTCCGCGAAGTACCGCTACGAGGAGAAGAGCGAACGCGGCGTCGCCGAGGACAACGAGGGCGCCCGGGGGAGCGGGAACGTCCTCGGCAACGCGGCGGTGGCGCTCGTGGCCGTCATCGGCTTCGCCGCGAGCAGTAACATGCAACTCGACCCCGCACTCTTCCAGTTCGCGTTCACCGGATCGCTCGCCGCCGCCATGAGCGACACCCTCTCCAGCGAAATCGGCGTCCTGTTCGGTGAGCCCCGACTCATCACGACGCTCGAACGCGTCGAACCCGGCACCGACGGCGGGGTCACGTGGCAGGGCTACGCCGTCGGCGTCGTCGGCGCCGCCATCGTCGCCGCCGTCGCCGTTATCGGCTTCACGTTCGACGCGCCGGCGCTCGCGGCCCTTACCGTCGTCGCCGGCGGCGTCGCAGGCATGAC
- the cofH gene encoding 7,8-didemethyl-8-hydroxy-5-deazariboflavin synthase subunit CofH: MSDPPDAGFEFEHVPETDQSFENALAKARNGHRLTVDDGVELLTTGTDRDGIDPVRKERVLEAADYRRADVVGDDVTFVANLNNNVTTACDTGCKFCNFKDRASAFEVDAPDDHGGFTKTPAESRRRVAAAVDRGISEVCSVSGLHPAFALDAEHRELLEAVDDPSRVNYRPPSAYTTSPGTYAEQIRAMSVDGVHVHSMTPEEAYHARRGTDWSYETVYRRLRDAGLDSAPGTAAEILVDEVREVICPAKMDTGEWLDAMEGAMAAGLPVTATIMYGHVENEMHRAMHLKRVRDLQDRTGGITEFVPLSFVHQQTPLYEQGLVSGGASDAEDELMIAVSRLFLDNIENVQTSWVKFGDEKSLKTLSCGANDFMGTLFSEEITKRAGGDYGEFRSVADYVDMVTAIGRRPVERSTDYERRRPLSADDAPYGPALGPRADGTPMLADATPTADD; this comes from the coding sequence ATGAGCGACCCGCCCGACGCGGGCTTCGAATTCGAGCACGTTCCGGAGACCGACCAATCCTTCGAGAACGCGCTCGCGAAAGCCCGGAACGGCCACCGCCTCACCGTCGACGACGGGGTCGAACTCCTGACGACCGGAACCGACCGGGACGGCATCGACCCCGTCCGCAAGGAGCGAGTGCTGGAGGCGGCGGACTACCGACGCGCCGACGTCGTCGGCGACGACGTGACCTTCGTCGCCAACCTCAACAACAACGTCACGACGGCGTGTGACACGGGCTGTAAGTTCTGTAACTTCAAGGACCGCGCGTCGGCGTTCGAAGTCGACGCGCCGGACGACCACGGCGGGTTCACCAAGACGCCCGCGGAGTCGCGCCGGCGCGTCGCCGCGGCCGTCGACCGCGGCATCTCCGAGGTGTGTTCGGTCAGCGGCCTCCACCCCGCTTTCGCCCTCGACGCGGAGCACCGGGAACTGCTGGAGGCCGTCGACGACCCCAGCCGCGTGAACTACCGCCCGCCGTCGGCCTACACCACCTCGCCGGGCACCTACGCCGAGCAGATTCGGGCCATGTCCGTCGACGGCGTCCACGTCCACTCGATGACGCCCGAGGAGGCCTACCACGCCCGCCGCGGCACCGACTGGTCCTACGAGACGGTGTATCGCCGCCTGCGCGACGCCGGCCTCGACAGCGCACCCGGCACCGCCGCCGAGATTCTCGTCGACGAGGTGCGCGAGGTCATCTGTCCGGCCAAGATGGATACCGGCGAATGGCTCGACGCGATGGAGGGGGCGATGGCCGCCGGCCTCCCCGTCACCGCGACCATCATGTACGGCCACGTCGAGAACGAGATGCACCGCGCGATGCACCTGAAGCGAGTCCGTGACCTTCAGGACCGGACCGGCGGCATCACGGAGTTCGTCCCCCTCTCCTTCGTCCACCAGCAGACGCCACTCTACGAGCAGGGACTGGTGTCCGGCGGCGCGAGCGACGCCGAAGACGAACTCATGATCGCCGTCTCGCGACTCTTCCTCGACAACATCGAGAACGTCCAGACCTCGTGGGTGAAGTTCGGCGACGAGAAGTCGCTGAAGACGCTTTCCTGTGGCGCCAACGACTTCATGGGGACGCTCTTCTCCGAGGAGATAACCAAACGCGCCGGCGGCGACTACGGCGAGTTCCGGTCGGTCGCCGACTACGTCGACATGGTGACCGCCATCGGCCGCCGGCCGGTCGAGCGCTCGACGGACTACGAGCGGCGTCGACCTCTCTCGGCCGACGACGCGCCGTACGGCCCCGCTCTCGGCCCGCGCGCCGACGGGACGCCGATGCTCGCGGACGCGACGCCCACGGCGGACGACTGA
- the uppS gene encoding polyprenyl diphosphate synthase — translation MRSRVRRLGRRAYERLLRRNIDDGPSHVAVIQDGNRRYARERGDGTTDGYREGAQTTEQVLRWCQDLGVEELTLYAFSTENFERPRAEREHLFDLIESKLREFADHDQIHENEVCIRALGDIERLPERVRDAVAHAESRTEGYDRFRLNVALAYGGRAELLSAARDTLRAVDEGNLDPEDVTVEAIERRLYARPVRDVDLIVRTGGDERTSNFLPWHANGNEAAVFFCAPYWPEFSKIDFLRAIRTYEAREASWRHTRRERAVALIRAVAGSSLVETREVVGRLREQLPHVGADELVDGVPVETERDGAAD, via the coding sequence ATGCGAAGTCGGGTCCGGCGACTGGGGCGACGCGCCTACGAGCGTCTGCTCCGTCGTAACATCGACGACGGCCCGAGCCACGTCGCCGTCATCCAAGACGGCAACCGGCGCTACGCCCGCGAGCGCGGCGACGGCACCACCGACGGCTACCGCGAGGGCGCCCAGACCACCGAGCAGGTGCTTCGGTGGTGTCAGGACCTCGGCGTCGAGGAACTCACGCTCTATGCCTTCTCGACGGAGAACTTCGAGCGCCCGCGAGCGGAGCGCGAACACCTCTTCGACCTCATCGAGTCGAAGCTCCGGGAGTTCGCCGACCACGACCAGATTCACGAGAACGAGGTGTGCATCCGCGCGCTGGGCGATATCGAGCGCCTACCCGAACGCGTCCGCGACGCTGTCGCGCACGCGGAGTCACGGACCGAGGGATACGACCGGTTCCGACTGAACGTCGCGCTGGCCTACGGGGGACGGGCCGAGCTGCTGAGCGCCGCCCGCGACACGCTCCGCGCCGTCGACGAGGGGAACCTCGACCCAGAGGACGTGACCGTCGAGGCCATCGAGCGTCGCCTCTACGCCCGGCCCGTCCGCGACGTGGACCTCATCGTTCGGACTGGCGGCGACGAGCGGACGAGCAACTTCCTGCCGTGGCACGCGAACGGCAACGAGGCCGCCGTCTTCTTCTGTGCGCCCTACTGGCCCGAGTTCTCGAAGATAGATTTCCTGCGCGCCATCCGCACCTACGAAGCGCGTGAGGCGTCGTGGCGCCACACGCGCCGCGAGCGTGCTGTCGCCTTGATTCGGGCCGTCGCGGGGTCGTCGCTCGTCGAAACCCGTGAGGTGGTCGGGCGCCTGCGCGAGCAACTCCCCCACGTCGGCGCGGACGAACTCGTCGACGGCGTGCCCGTGGAGACGGAACGCGACGGCGCGGCGGACTGA
- a CDS encoding undecaprenyl diphosphate synthase family protein — protein MGLYDRYLALRQRFHPGDPPAHVALVLTERDLLEQGAYDRLERLLGWVFDYGAERATVSVSVLDESVVPTLERELRSLSVPRRVAVRAPDDTDPVDAPVQVNVGLGGKGEFAAAVRSLASEVDAGELDPSDVDEADVERRLVFPDEPDLLIKTGAERLSDFMIWQSVYSELYFIDVNWRDVRERDYLRAVLDYQNRQRRFGR, from the coding sequence GTGGGCCTGTACGACCGCTATCTCGCGCTCAGGCAGCGCTTTCACCCCGGCGACCCGCCAGCACACGTCGCGCTCGTCCTCACGGAGCGGGACCTGTTGGAACAGGGGGCGTACGACCGCCTCGAACGCCTCCTCGGGTGGGTCTTCGACTACGGCGCCGAACGCGCCACCGTCTCCGTGAGCGTCCTCGACGAGTCCGTGGTGCCGACGCTGGAGCGCGAACTCCGCTCGCTCTCCGTACCTCGCCGCGTCGCCGTCCGCGCTCCGGACGACACCGACCCCGTCGACGCGCCCGTGCAGGTGAACGTCGGCCTCGGCGGCAAAGGCGAGTTCGCCGCCGCCGTCCGCTCGCTCGCTTCCGAAGTCGACGCCGGCGAACTCGACCCGAGCGACGTGGACGAGGCGGACGTGGAACGTCGGCTGGTCTTCCCCGACGAACCCGACCTGCTCATCAAGACCGGCGCCGAACGCCTCTCGGATTTCATGATTTGGCAGTCCGTCTACTCCGAACTCTACTTCATCGACGTGAACTGGCGGGACGTCCGCGAGCGCGACTACCTCCGGGCAGTGCTGGACTACCAGAACCGCCAGCGTCGCTTCGGGCGGTAG
- a CDS encoding mechanosensitive ion channel family protein yields the protein MLDVLLQTATEVPPSTPGPAGLADYWPVVRRGVWFVVGFVAVTFVGWFVVEPVVGEYVKRRNRNNPTIQEAVERYVRLFVLVVAFFVAAGTAGYGGFVGDSALVVAAGTLAVGVAGQTVIGSIVSGLVLVVDPEFNVGNYIEWEDGEGTVQSITLRVTRVLTPNGELVTVPNTVLTSQSITRPYGRGRRRVVEHVGVAYEDDVSDALDHLTAATEAVEAIEREPTPKAYVDDFGDDAIVVRVHFWISDPRRQDVFGIRSAYARAVKRRLDDAGITISPASKRELEGRLEVDREN from the coding sequence ATGCTCGACGTTCTGCTCCAGACGGCCACGGAAGTCCCGCCGTCGACCCCCGGCCCGGCGGGCCTCGCCGACTACTGGCCGGTCGTCCGGCGCGGCGTGTGGTTCGTCGTCGGCTTCGTCGCCGTCACGTTCGTCGGCTGGTTCGTGGTCGAACCGGTCGTCGGCGAGTACGTCAAGCGTCGCAACCGAAACAACCCGACGATTCAGGAGGCCGTCGAGCGGTACGTCCGCCTGTTCGTCCTCGTCGTCGCCTTCTTCGTCGCGGCGGGGACGGCTGGCTACGGCGGGTTCGTCGGTGACTCCGCGCTCGTCGTCGCCGCGGGGACGCTCGCCGTCGGCGTCGCTGGCCAGACGGTCATCGGCTCCATCGTCAGCGGACTGGTGCTGGTCGTCGACCCCGAGTTCAACGTCGGCAACTACATCGAGTGGGAGGACGGCGAGGGGACCGTCCAGTCCATCACGCTCCGCGTGACGCGCGTCCTGACGCCGAACGGTGAACTCGTCACGGTACCGAACACGGTGTTGACGAGCCAGTCCATCACGCGACCCTACGGACGGGGGCGTCGGCGCGTCGTCGAACACGTCGGCGTCGCCTACGAGGACGACGTGAGCGACGCGCTCGATCACCTCACGGCGGCGACAGAGGCCGTCGAGGCCATCGAACGGGAGCCGACGCCGAAGGCGTACGTCGACGACTTCGGCGACGACGCCATCGTCGTCCGCGTCCACTTCTGGATCAGCGACCCCCGACGGCAGGACGTCTTCGGGATTCGGTCGGCGTACGCCCGCGCGGTCAAGCGCCGCCTTGACGACGCGGGCATCACCATCAGCCCGGCGTCGAAACGGGAGCTCGAAGGCCGACTCGAAGTGGACCGAGAGAACTGA